A single genomic interval of uncultured Desulfobacter sp. harbors:
- a CDS encoding ATP-binding protein, with the protein MFTSLYSKIAMGLAALFLLLGLIFIGVTVFSTDMYQQEVNQKLNRHLADQIAREWLLMDHGKINTSALKEVFHMLMVVNPGIEIYLLDPSGKILTYSAPKDSVKREAVSLTPVLEWLGSKGTVPPVLGDDPKHPSRQKVFSAAPIMDGETLEGYVYVILGGAQYDSVADKLKGSYIFRLSTWMILASLLFTFTSGLVIFALLTGRLKRLARIMEAFRADNVGETLVLPKISARKTADEIDRLTLTFRNMADRIHQQVKALNASDRMRRELVANVSHDLKTPLATLQGYIETLLMDDSRQTPEQRREYLEIAIKHCLRLNTLVKHLLELAQVESAGYQIRPEPFNPAELAGDIMQKFRLRADEKKITFVPLFHDTGRFAMADIALVERVLENLIENALGHTPERGKVTVEIFAGADIEISVSDSGPGIPEKELDRIFDRFYRSWDRTGDTHVGLGLAIARKIVELHGKELKVDTAPGKGTRFYFCLPAAE; encoded by the coding sequence ATGTTTACGTCCCTGTATTCTAAAATCGCCATGGGACTGGCCGCCCTTTTTCTGCTCCTGGGCCTGATTTTTATCGGGGTAACGGTGTTTTCAACGGACATGTATCAGCAGGAGGTAAACCAGAAACTCAACCGGCATCTGGCAGACCAAATTGCCCGGGAATGGCTGCTCATGGACCATGGCAAGATCAATACATCCGCCCTGAAAGAGGTTTTTCACATGCTCATGGTGGTTAACCCGGGTATTGAGATCTATTTGCTGGACCCGTCAGGCAAAATTTTAACCTATTCGGCACCAAAGGACAGTGTCAAGCGCGAAGCCGTATCCCTTACGCCGGTTTTGGAATGGCTTGGCAGCAAAGGAACCGTTCCCCCTGTTTTGGGCGATGATCCCAAACATCCTTCCAGGCAAAAGGTGTTTTCCGCAGCCCCCATCATGGATGGAGAGACACTGGAAGGATATGTTTACGTGATCCTTGGCGGAGCGCAGTATGATTCAGTGGCGGATAAGCTCAAAGGCTCTTATATTTTCAGACTTTCCACCTGGATGATCCTGGCAAGCCTTTTGTTTACCTTTACAAGCGGCCTTGTGATTTTTGCTTTGCTCACCGGCCGCCTGAAACGTCTGGCCCGGATCATGGAGGCCTTCCGGGCAGACAACGTTGGGGAAACGCTTGTGCTGCCAAAGATATCCGCAAGGAAAACCGCAGATGAAATCGACCGGTTGACCCTGACGTTTCGAAATATGGCCGACCGCATCCACCAGCAGGTGAAAGCCTTAAACGCCTCCGACCGGATGCGGCGGGAACTTGTGGCCAACGTATCCCACGATTTAAAAACCCCTTTGGCCACCCTCCAGGGCTATATTGAAACCCTGCTCATGGATGACAGCCGGCAGACACCGGAACAACGCCGGGAATATTTAGAAATAGCCATTAAACACTGCCTGCGCCTCAATACCTTGGTCAAGCATCTTTTGGAGTTGGCCCAGGTGGAATCCGCCGGATACCAGATCCGCCCCGAGCCCTTTAACCCGGCGGAACTGGCCGGGGATATCATGCAAAAATTCAGATTACGGGCCGACGAGAAAAAAATTACATTTGTTCCCCTGTTCCACGATACCGGCCGGTTTGCCATGGCGGATATAGCCCTGGTTGAAAGGGTGTTGGAAAATTTAATTGAAAATGCCCTTGGCCATACCCCCGAAAGGGGAAAGGTAACCGTTGAAATCTTTGCAGGGGCCGATATTGAAATCTCAGTATCGGATTCCGGTCCCGGGATACCGGAAAAAGAGCTGGACCGCATTTTTGACCGGTTTTACCGTTCCTGGGATCGGACCGGCGATACCCATGTAGGCTTAGGCCTTGCCATTGCACGAAAAATAGTTGAACTCCACGGAAAAGAACTCAAGGTGGACACAGCCCCTGGAAAGGGAACCCGGTTTTATTTCTGCTTGCCTGCAGCCGAATAA
- a CDS encoding response regulator transcription factor, with translation MTIQQILVVEDNLDMANLVALHFGNEGWQVDIAADGPAGLRKAGTGRYHLIILDIMLPEMDGLEVLKSLKRQKVLTPVILLTSRSSEIDRVLGLELGADDYVTKPFSIRELVARAKAIFRRIDTVRESQGPRDMADLATGELRLIQDKRKVLKGGTPVALTAKEYDLLLHFAKHPGKVFSRSQLLDQVWGYGHDGYDHVVNSNINRLRGKIETDPARPEYILTVWGVGYKFRDEEQD, from the coding sequence GTGACCATTCAACAGATTCTTGTGGTGGAAGACAACCTGGATATGGCCAATCTTGTGGCGCTGCACTTTGGCAACGAGGGGTGGCAGGTGGACATTGCGGCCGACGGTCCTGCAGGGTTGCGCAAAGCCGGGACAGGTCGCTACCATCTGATCATCCTGGATATCATGCTGCCTGAAATGGATGGCCTGGAAGTGCTCAAATCCCTTAAGAGACAAAAGGTGCTCACCCCCGTCATCCTTTTAACCTCCAGATCATCGGAAATAGACCGGGTCCTGGGCCTGGAGCTTGGGGCGGACGATTATGTCACCAAGCCCTTTTCCATCCGGGAACTTGTCGCCAGGGCCAAGGCCATTTTCAGGCGTATTGATACTGTACGAGAATCCCAAGGCCCTCGGGATATGGCTGACCTTGCCACCGGGGAACTCCGGCTGATTCAGGACAAACGCAAGGTTCTCAAGGGGGGGACACCTGTGGCGCTCACGGCTAAGGAGTACGATCTTTTATTGCATTTTGCCAAACATCCCGGAAAAGTGTTCAGCCGCTCCCAGCTGCTGGATCAGGTATGGGGATACGGCCATGACGGTTACGACCATGTGGTCAACTCCAATATTAACCGCCTCAGGGGCAAGATCGAAACCGACCCGGCCCGGCCCGAATACATCCTGACTGTTTGGGGCGTGGGCTATAAATTCCGGGACGAGGAACAGGATTAA